A single genomic interval of Rhododendron vialii isolate Sample 1 chromosome 3a, ASM3025357v1 harbors:
- the LOC131319570 gene encoding single-strand DNA endonuclease 1 isoform X2 gives MGVKNLWDILESCKKTLPLHHLKNKRVCIDLSCWMVQLQNVNKSHCPLKDKLYLKGLFHRLRALIALNCSLIFVTDGSIPAIKLSTYRRRLKSGTEVTQDETNTQKVAPLRRNMGSEFSCMIKEAKLLGVALGIPSLDGVEEAEAQCALLNSESLCDGCFSSDSDIFLFGARTVYRDICLGEGGYVVCYEMADIERKLGFGRNSLITLAIFLGSDYSPGVRGLGPESACQIVKSAGDNAVLQRLALEGLSFAKKLKGSRKQGCSSKENELNHDININGIEHDLQGEDHFLQVIDAYLKPKCHSADSEVVHRVLALHPFHRIKLQQMCAQVFDWPPEKTDEYILPKIAERDLRRFANLRSTSSKLGVRLPLDKMPVKCPVSGIIKPRKVHGQECFEVSWEEMHGLNTSIVPADLVESACPEKILEFEERRAQGKKQNHRKPKPKKSENRAPLKEIDLKLQNLLLDIELESNARQKASLTMEAKSTNGNAVIEVDQMKQNLLLLPTELEGKVERNNVSGRYPTGSHAATTEVIDLLSPSPSVPSRMVSKCQRASVDCIEMIDLSESEIEASPEHAKKARELRLFLASIRQDC, from the exons ATGGGGGTGAAGAACCTGTGGGACATCCTAGAATCGTGCAAGAAAACTCTCCCTCTTCATCACCTCAA GAATAAAAGGGTATGCATAGATTTGTCTTGTTGGATGGTTCAACTTCAGAATGTCAACAAGTCCCACTGTCCCCTCAAGGACAAGCTTTATCTCAAGGGTCTCTTCCACCGCCTCCGAGCCCTCATTGCTTTGAATTGCAGCCTTATCTTTGTTACTG ATGGATCAATTCCAGCTATCAAATTATCCACTTATAGGCGGCGCTTGAAGTCCGGAACTGAG GTCACACAGGATGAAACAAATACACAGAAAGTTGCTCCACTTCGAAGAAATATGGGATCCGAGTTTTCTTGTATGATAAAAGAGGCCAAACTGCTTGGTGTGGCTCTTGGGATTCCAAGTTTAGATGG GGTTGAGGAAGCTGAAGCTCAGTGTGCATTGTTGAACTCAGAGTCATTATGT GACGGATGTTTCAGTTCGGACTCTGATATCTTCCTGTTTGGTGCAAGGACAGTGTATAGAGATATTTGCCTTG GGGAAGGTGGTTATGTAGTTTGTTATGAGATGGCTGACATTGAGAGAAAACTTGGCTTTGGAAGGAACTCCTTG ATTACATTGGCCATTTTTCTTGGTAGTGACTACTCCCCAGGTGTTCGTGGGCTAGGCCCG GAGTCAGCTTGCCAGATTGTTAAGTCGGCGGGTGATAATGCAGTTCTTCAACGGCTTGCGTTGGAAGGATTGTCATTTGCAAAGAAGTTAAAGGGTTCAAGGAAACAGGGGTGCAGCTCCAAAGAAAATGAGCTGAATCATGACATTAACATCAAtg GAATTGAACATGATTTACAAGGGGAAGATCACTTCCTGCAAGTTATTGATGCATATTTGAAGCCAAAGTGCCATTCAGCTGATTCTGAAGTTGTGCATAG GGTTCTTGCTTTGCATCCATTTCACCGCATCAAACTTCAGCAGATGTGTGCTCAAGTTTTTGACTGGCCTCCGGAGAAAACAG ACGAGTATATCCTGCCTAAGATTGCTGAAAGAGACTTGCGGCGATTTGCTAATTTGCGTTCTACTTCGTCCAAACTAGGAGTTCGTCTTCCATTGGATAAG ATGCCCGTTAAGTGTCCTGTGTCTGGCATCATCAAGCCAAGAAAAGTTCATGGACAAGAATGCTTTGAAGTTTCCTGGGAAGAAATGCATGGACTTAACACCTCTATAGTACCAGCTGATCTCGTTGAGAG TGCTTGTCCTGAAAAGATTCTGGAGTTTGAGGAGCGAAGAGCTcaagggaaaaaacaaaatcatcgtaaacccaaaccaaagaaaTCAGAGAACAGAGCACCTCTGAAAGAAATTGACTTAAAACTCCAAAACCTGCTTCTTGACATCGAACTTGAGAGCAATGCCAGACAGAAAGCTTCTTTAACCATGGAAGCAAAATCGACTAATGGAAACGCGGTGATCGAAGTCGATCAAATGAAACAAAACCTGCTTCTGCTTCCTACTGAATTAGAAGGCAAGGTTGAAAGGAACAATGTGTCAGGACGCTACCCTACTGGTTCACATGCGGCAACAACTGAAGTCATTGACCTCTTGAGCCCGTCCCCTTCTGTGCCAAGTCGCATGGTTTCAAAATGTCAACGAGCCAGTGTCGACTGTATTGAAATGATCGACTTAAGTGAGTCAGAAATTGAAGCATCTCCTGAGCATGCAAAGAAGGCAAGAGAGTTGAGGTTGTTCTTAGCTAGCATTAGACAAGACTGTTAG
- the LOC131319570 gene encoding single-strand DNA endonuclease 1 isoform X1 — protein MGVKNLWDILESCKKTLPLHHLKNKRVCIDLSCWMVQLQNVNKSHCPLKDKLYLKGLFHRLRALIALNCSLIFVTDGSIPAIKLSTYRRRLKSGTEVTQDETNTQKVAPLRRNMGSEFSCMIKEAKLLGVALGIPSLDGVEEAEAQCALLNSESLCDGCFSSDSDIFLFGARTVYRDICLGEGGYVVCYEMADIERKLGFGRNSLITLAIFLGSDYSPGVRGLGPESACQIVKSAGDNAVLQRLALEGLSFAKKLKGSRKQGCSSKENELNHDININGEEKKIMDRIEHDLQGEDHFLQVIDAYLKPKCHSADSEVVHRVLALHPFHRIKLQQMCAQVFDWPPEKTDEYILPKIAERDLRRFANLRSTSSKLGVRLPLDKMPVKCPVSGIIKPRKVHGQECFEVSWEEMHGLNTSIVPADLVESACPEKILEFEERRAQGKKQNHRKPKPKKSENRAPLKEIDLKLQNLLLDIELESNARQKASLTMEAKSTNGNAVIEVDQMKQNLLLLPTELEGKVERNNVSGRYPTGSHAATTEVIDLLSPSPSVPSRMVSKCQRASVDCIEMIDLSESEIEASPEHAKKARELRLFLASIRQDC, from the exons ATGGGGGTGAAGAACCTGTGGGACATCCTAGAATCGTGCAAGAAAACTCTCCCTCTTCATCACCTCAA GAATAAAAGGGTATGCATAGATTTGTCTTGTTGGATGGTTCAACTTCAGAATGTCAACAAGTCCCACTGTCCCCTCAAGGACAAGCTTTATCTCAAGGGTCTCTTCCACCGCCTCCGAGCCCTCATTGCTTTGAATTGCAGCCTTATCTTTGTTACTG ATGGATCAATTCCAGCTATCAAATTATCCACTTATAGGCGGCGCTTGAAGTCCGGAACTGAG GTCACACAGGATGAAACAAATACACAGAAAGTTGCTCCACTTCGAAGAAATATGGGATCCGAGTTTTCTTGTATGATAAAAGAGGCCAAACTGCTTGGTGTGGCTCTTGGGATTCCAAGTTTAGATGG GGTTGAGGAAGCTGAAGCTCAGTGTGCATTGTTGAACTCAGAGTCATTATGT GACGGATGTTTCAGTTCGGACTCTGATATCTTCCTGTTTGGTGCAAGGACAGTGTATAGAGATATTTGCCTTG GGGAAGGTGGTTATGTAGTTTGTTATGAGATGGCTGACATTGAGAGAAAACTTGGCTTTGGAAGGAACTCCTTG ATTACATTGGCCATTTTTCTTGGTAGTGACTACTCCCCAGGTGTTCGTGGGCTAGGCCCG GAGTCAGCTTGCCAGATTGTTAAGTCGGCGGGTGATAATGCAGTTCTTCAACGGCTTGCGTTGGAAGGATTGTCATTTGCAAAGAAGTTAAAGGGTTCAAGGAAACAGGGGTGCAGCTCCAAAGAAAATGAGCTGAATCATGACATTAACATCAAtggtgaagaaaagaaaattatggaTA GAATTGAACATGATTTACAAGGGGAAGATCACTTCCTGCAAGTTATTGATGCATATTTGAAGCCAAAGTGCCATTCAGCTGATTCTGAAGTTGTGCATAG GGTTCTTGCTTTGCATCCATTTCACCGCATCAAACTTCAGCAGATGTGTGCTCAAGTTTTTGACTGGCCTCCGGAGAAAACAG ACGAGTATATCCTGCCTAAGATTGCTGAAAGAGACTTGCGGCGATTTGCTAATTTGCGTTCTACTTCGTCCAAACTAGGAGTTCGTCTTCCATTGGATAAG ATGCCCGTTAAGTGTCCTGTGTCTGGCATCATCAAGCCAAGAAAAGTTCATGGACAAGAATGCTTTGAAGTTTCCTGGGAAGAAATGCATGGACTTAACACCTCTATAGTACCAGCTGATCTCGTTGAGAG TGCTTGTCCTGAAAAGATTCTGGAGTTTGAGGAGCGAAGAGCTcaagggaaaaaacaaaatcatcgtaaacccaaaccaaagaaaTCAGAGAACAGAGCACCTCTGAAAGAAATTGACTTAAAACTCCAAAACCTGCTTCTTGACATCGAACTTGAGAGCAATGCCAGACAGAAAGCTTCTTTAACCATGGAAGCAAAATCGACTAATGGAAACGCGGTGATCGAAGTCGATCAAATGAAACAAAACCTGCTTCTGCTTCCTACTGAATTAGAAGGCAAGGTTGAAAGGAACAATGTGTCAGGACGCTACCCTACTGGTTCACATGCGGCAACAACTGAAGTCATTGACCTCTTGAGCCCGTCCCCTTCTGTGCCAAGTCGCATGGTTTCAAAATGTCAACGAGCCAGTGTCGACTGTATTGAAATGATCGACTTAAGTGAGTCAGAAATTGAAGCATCTCCTGAGCATGCAAAGAAGGCAAGAGAGTTGAGGTTGTTCTTAGCTAGCATTAGACAAGACTGTTAG
- the LOC131319570 gene encoding single-strand DNA endonuclease 1 isoform X3: MGSEFSCMIKEAKLLGVALGIPSLDGVEEAEAQCALLNSESLCDGCFSSDSDIFLFGARTVYRDICLGEGGYVVCYEMADIERKLGFGRNSLITLAIFLGSDYSPGVRGLGPESACQIVKSAGDNAVLQRLALEGLSFAKKLKGSRKQGCSSKENELNHDININGEEKKIMDRIEHDLQGEDHFLQVIDAYLKPKCHSADSEVVHRVLALHPFHRIKLQQMCAQVFDWPPEKTDEYILPKIAERDLRRFANLRSTSSKLGVRLPLDKMPVKCPVSGIIKPRKVHGQECFEVSWEEMHGLNTSIVPADLVESACPEKILEFEERRAQGKKQNHRKPKPKKSENRAPLKEIDLKLQNLLLDIELESNARQKASLTMEAKSTNGNAVIEVDQMKQNLLLLPTELEGKVERNNVSGRYPTGSHAATTEVIDLLSPSPSVPSRMVSKCQRASVDCIEMIDLSESEIEASPEHAKKARELRLFLASIRQDC, translated from the exons ATGGGATCCGAGTTTTCTTGTATGATAAAAGAGGCCAAACTGCTTGGTGTGGCTCTTGGGATTCCAAGTTTAGATGG GGTTGAGGAAGCTGAAGCTCAGTGTGCATTGTTGAACTCAGAGTCATTATGT GACGGATGTTTCAGTTCGGACTCTGATATCTTCCTGTTTGGTGCAAGGACAGTGTATAGAGATATTTGCCTTG GGGAAGGTGGTTATGTAGTTTGTTATGAGATGGCTGACATTGAGAGAAAACTTGGCTTTGGAAGGAACTCCTTG ATTACATTGGCCATTTTTCTTGGTAGTGACTACTCCCCAGGTGTTCGTGGGCTAGGCCCG GAGTCAGCTTGCCAGATTGTTAAGTCGGCGGGTGATAATGCAGTTCTTCAACGGCTTGCGTTGGAAGGATTGTCATTTGCAAAGAAGTTAAAGGGTTCAAGGAAACAGGGGTGCAGCTCCAAAGAAAATGAGCTGAATCATGACATTAACATCAAtggtgaagaaaagaaaattatggaTA GAATTGAACATGATTTACAAGGGGAAGATCACTTCCTGCAAGTTATTGATGCATATTTGAAGCCAAAGTGCCATTCAGCTGATTCTGAAGTTGTGCATAG GGTTCTTGCTTTGCATCCATTTCACCGCATCAAACTTCAGCAGATGTGTGCTCAAGTTTTTGACTGGCCTCCGGAGAAAACAG ACGAGTATATCCTGCCTAAGATTGCTGAAAGAGACTTGCGGCGATTTGCTAATTTGCGTTCTACTTCGTCCAAACTAGGAGTTCGTCTTCCATTGGATAAG ATGCCCGTTAAGTGTCCTGTGTCTGGCATCATCAAGCCAAGAAAAGTTCATGGACAAGAATGCTTTGAAGTTTCCTGGGAAGAAATGCATGGACTTAACACCTCTATAGTACCAGCTGATCTCGTTGAGAG TGCTTGTCCTGAAAAGATTCTGGAGTTTGAGGAGCGAAGAGCTcaagggaaaaaacaaaatcatcgtaaacccaaaccaaagaaaTCAGAGAACAGAGCACCTCTGAAAGAAATTGACTTAAAACTCCAAAACCTGCTTCTTGACATCGAACTTGAGAGCAATGCCAGACAGAAAGCTTCTTTAACCATGGAAGCAAAATCGACTAATGGAAACGCGGTGATCGAAGTCGATCAAATGAAACAAAACCTGCTTCTGCTTCCTACTGAATTAGAAGGCAAGGTTGAAAGGAACAATGTGTCAGGACGCTACCCTACTGGTTCACATGCGGCAACAACTGAAGTCATTGACCTCTTGAGCCCGTCCCCTTCTGTGCCAAGTCGCATGGTTTCAAAATGTCAACGAGCCAGTGTCGACTGTATTGAAATGATCGACTTAAGTGAGTCAGAAATTGAAGCATCTCCTGAGCATGCAAAGAAGGCAAGAGAGTTGAGGTTGTTCTTAGCTAGCATTAGACAAGACTGTTAG